The DNA region CACGTCCGCTCCCTGTGACTATTGCTACTTTTCCTTCGAGGCTCATGTCTCTCCTTGAGTTGTGGGATGCGTGCTGCCGTTTCAACCGGCTCGACCGGTCCACATCGGGTCATCTCAATAACAACCCATGCCATTCAAAAAGTCAATCATTCTGTTTGAAACTATTCTGTTTCTGCGTTCGCTGTATCCTAGGGGAAGCCGTTGATGACCCTGCGAGAGAGACGAGGACCCATGACCGGAACATTCGCGGACAGTATTGAGAACCGATTTGATCCCTCAACACCGGCGTCTGCCGATCCGTTGCTTGCGAGTGAACTTGTCACTGAAATCGAGTTCCTCGCCGCCCGCGCCGTCAGCATCGGAACGGCACGGGCCAACTCAATGCTGGCCCCACTGGATCTGAAGGTCCGGTCCTATTCCGTACTCGCCCTCGCCTGCACGGCGGAAGCTCCGTCCCAGCGGGAACTGGCTGATTTCCTGTGCCTGGTGCCCAGCCAAATCGTCGCGATCGTGGACGCACTGGAGCAGCGCGGCCTTGTGGAGCGCATCGGCGACAGGAACGATCGGCGCTCCAAGGCCATCCGGGCAACTGCTTCCGGCAAGAAGCTGTACAAAAATGCCTCTAGGGCCGTTCGAGAAGCCGAAGCCAGCTCCCTCGAAGCTCTGACTGTCGACGAATGTGATCAGCTCCGCGGCCTGCTCCGCAGGATTGCTTTTACTCCGGCTGGTTAGGCATCTGCCGGACCAGGACTCTGCAGTACATTCCCGGATTCGGTCGGGTTCGTGATCACGTCCCGGCTTGCAACGAACCGAAGCGTCCCCGCTTTCAGCCGCGGCGAGGCGATGAGAAGTCGGCGGTGTCCAGGCTAATCGTGAAGGGACCATCGTTGATCAGGGACACTTGCATCATGGCCCCGAACCGACCGGTGGCCACCTCCGCTCCGAGGTCACGCAGGGCGGCCACAAGGGAGTCAACCAAAGCCCCGCCGATGTCCGCCGGCGCTGCGTCGGACCAGGAGGGCCGCCGTCCACGCCTTGTGTCTGCGTACAGGGTGAACTGGCTAACCACCAGCAAGGGTGCGTTCTGGTCGGCACATGACCTCTCGCCGTCGAGGATCCGCAGGGTCCAGATCTTGGCAGCGAGGGCTGCCGCGTCCTCAATGGTGTCCTTGTGGGTGACGCCGGCCAGGACTACCAGCCCGGGGCGGTCGATGGCCCCCACCGTTTCGCCGTCGACAGTTACCTCGGCCCTTGTGACCCGCTGAAGGATGGCTCGCACGAATCAACCCTAATGGAGACCGGACACCTGATGTCGGTCCGGGCCCGATTCCAGTCCGCCGGGACGGCCTATATTCTGTCCGGTCGAGGGTGGATACTCATGCTGTGTCCCGTCAAGACAGAACGCTTCGGCGGAACGGGAGGGATCCGGTGACTGGCAACAACGGCTCCGCTTCCCCGGGCGCTGAAGACCCGCGCCTCGAGGACCAGGACATCGCCGGAACCGCGGCCAATCCAATACCTCATCTCGATGGAAACGCTGCGGCAGGACCGCTGTGGGAACTGTTCCGCATCGACATCATTGCAGCCATCGGACGGTGCAAGCACTGCGGCGCCATCCGGGCCTTCGGGGAGGCATCGGTCTACGCCGACGGCCCGGGAATCGTTGTGCGCTGCACTTCCTGCGGGGGTGTCCTCTTGCGCCTGGTAGAGACTCCCACCTGGTACTGGCTCGACGTCAGCGGACTCAGCTATCTGCAGATCGACCGCGAGGGCTAGTTGGGGCGGGACCCCTTCACTTCCCTAGGACGATGCCGTTCCGGGTCCAAGAGATCGACCAGCAATGGCCTCGTTCCCCTGTGGAACATCATGCCCGGGGCTAAGCCATCCACCGTAACCCGGGATCCTGTCACATCGAGCTTGATCCATGCCTCGCCGACAGGCAGGTTTGTGGTGTGCAGGCTCCCCCAGGCTTCCGGTAAAACCGGATCCACCCACAGTCCGCCCAAAGGGACATCCACCTCATAACGGAGGAGACTCCTGATAAGCATCACCGGGGTAGCCGATGCCCACGCCTGCGGGGAGCAGGCTGTGGGGTATGGGAGCGGTTCCGGGTAGTCGGACCGGCTGAAGCCGCAGAACAGTTCGGGCAGGCGGTTATCCGTATGTTCGCCGGCTTCCACAAGTGCTGAGGAAAGCTGCTGTGCTTCCTTCACGAAGCCGTAGCGCATCAGGCCGGCAACGATGAGCGCGTTGTCGTGCGGCCAGACGGAGCCGTTGTGGTAGCTGACCGGGTTGTACGCACCCATGTCCGTGGCCAGGGTCCGCACACCCCAACCGCTGAACATCTCCGGGGACATCAGCCGCTCGGCGACCAGCGGCGCCTTGTCCTCATCCACGATTCCCGACCACAGGCAATGGCCCATGTTGGATGCGCAGGCATCGACGGGCCGTTTGTCCTTATCGAGGGCGATGGCGTAGTAGCCGCGGTCCGGCAGCCAGAACTGTTCGTTGAACTGCTTCTTCAGCCGCTCGGCACGATCCCGGAGCTCCGCGGCAAGTGCCCAGTCGCCCGCAGCGTGCGCCATCCATGCGCGGGCGATGTAGGCGCTGTACACGTAGCCCTGCACCTCGCACAATGCGATGGGAGCCTCCGCGATCCGGCCGTCGGCAAAGTTGATCCCATCCCAGGAGTCCTTCCAGCCTTGGTTGATGAGCCCCTGGTTATTGAGGCGCTGGTACTCGACGTACCCGTCTCCATCACGGTCTCCGTAATCCCGGATCCACTCCAGAGCGCGGTCTGCATGGGGCAGCAGCGCGGCGATGTCGTCGGCGGCAGCTCCCCAACGGCTGACTTCGCCGAGCAGGGTCACGAACAGGGGGGTCGCATCGGCGGTGCCGTAGTAGGCGGACTTCCCGCCCAGTGCCAGGCCCGTGCCGACGCCGAACCTCACCTCGTGCAGAATCCGACCCGGCTGTTCCTCGGTCAGGACATCAACCACCGAGCCCTGCCGGTCGGCCAAGGTCTGCAGCGTGCCCAATGCCAGCGACGCGTCGACGGGCAGAACCATGAAGGAGGACAGCAATGAGTCCCGCCCGAACAGTGCCATGAACCACGGCGCCCCAGCCGCGACCACCACGCGGTCGGGATGCTGCGGATCGACGATCCGCAGGGCCCCGATGTCATTGTGGCTGCGCAGGAGGCTTCGTTCGACGGACGGATTGCCGACGCGCGTAAGCGGAATACGCGTGTCCCACGCTTGCTGCCGGAGTGCCTGCGGTGACAGGGCATCGGGTGAAGTCCCGAAGGTTCGGGAGGTGTGGTCGGTTTCGGCGAACAGGGGCGCCACGGTCGCCAAGATAGTCCACGTCCCCTGCGCCGGAATGTCCCTGCGCAGACGGAGCCCCTCCAAACCGGCGTCGCCGCCCGTCACGCTGACGACGATACCCTTTTGCAGGCCGTGCCAGACGGCTTCGATCGTCAACGCTCCGTCCTCGGTCCGCCGAGTCTGTGTCCACCGCCGCTGGAACCGCCCGTCCTTTACTTCGAAGAGGTCAGCGAAGTCCGCGTCAACGGACAGTTCGACGTCGCACCCGGCAGGTTCAAGGGAATAGTTGTGGATCGTGATCTCTTCGACGATCCCGGCACCTACTTCCCGCCTGCGTTCCACCGTCAACGGGCTGTCGGCCCGGCCGTCGGCACGGACTGTCCTGCCGACGAAGATTCCCTGGAACGGGAAAGGCGTCCATGCGCCCAGGGGCTCCATCGGCTGGCCGTTAATGGTCAGGCCCCACCGGGAGAGGACTCTCGTATCCTGATGGAAGACTCCATGGGGACGATCGGGAAGGATATCCCCGTTATCCAGCGAAATGCAGAACGAGGAGCCTTCGACCAGAGTTACGGCCCCGTGCCCGGCAGGCCCGGCCGCATTGTCTGCATTCCATCCGGCCATCACTGGCTCCCACGTGAAAGCGAATCCGTCGCGTTGTGCTGATCTGAATCTACGCCGGCGCCTGGTTGCACGCCAGACGGGCCTGCCTCGATACTGGACCTCGCGGCGGCGGAGGTTTTACGGCAGGGCTCACGGCGACGGTCTGACCACCATCGCCGAGCCGCCTCCGCGCCGTGCTGGCTCAGCCGCGGCGACCATCCGCTTGCCGGGCCCGAACTCGATTGCGGTGGCCGCGCCGATCTCTGCTGCTGACGTGAAGGCGTCACCCGCCGGCACCAACTTATGACCGTACGGTGCCAACTGGTCTCCGTACGCCGTGATGAACTCCGGTTCCGCCGTGACATTGACGGTGTTCCGTTGCGCCGCACGGGGGGCGGCGAGTGCTGCGGGGATGCTCATGCCGAGATCCACCCGGTTCAGTATCGTCTGCAAGACAGTCGTGATGATCGTTGATCCGCCTGGCGAGCCGAGCGCGAGGAACGGCTCTCCCTCCTTGAGGATGATGGTGGGCGACATCGAGGAGCGCGGGCGCTTCCCCGGCTCCAGCCGGTTCGGGTCGGTCGGATCGTACACAGTCGAGAAGTCCGTGAGTTCGTTGTTCAGCAGGAATCCGCGGTCCGGCACCACGATGCCGGACCCGCCGGTCTGCTCGATCGTGAGCGTGTACTCGACCACATTGCCCCACTTATCCGCGACCGTCAGGTTGGTGGTCGAGATGTTCTCGGTGTCCTTCTCATCGGTGAGCGCAGCGGCGGCGGCAGGGCACGCGCCGTCGTACGAGGCCACATTCCCTGCCGGGACTGGCTTCAGGGCCGCCACCGTCGGGTTGAGCTGGCATGCGCGCTCCTTACCGAACACCGGGTCAGTGAGTGCGGCGGTGGGGACGTCCACAAAGGCCGGATCGCCCACGTACTTGGCGCGGTCTGCGAAGGCCAGTGCGCTCGCCTCGAGGTAATGGTGCAGGGCCTCGGGATTCGTGCCGTCAGGATTACGCATTTCCGAGAGGTTGAACGGCTCGAGGATGTTCAGGGCCTCACCCACTGTTGTGCCTCCGCTGCTCGACGGCGCCATCCCGTAGACATCCAGGCCGCGGTACTCCACGTGCGTGGGCGCCTGGTCAAGGGCGCGGTAGGCGGCGAGATCCGCCGTCGTCATGTAGCCGGGCGGGACGGGGAGCGGCGGGAATGGGGGCTGCGAAACGGGAGGCGTCCAAGTGGGGTCCTTGGGCGGAGCCTGAACTGTCGCGGCGATCTCCGCCGCCAGCGGGCCCCCGTAGAAGCCTTGCGTTCCTTCTTTCGCGAGGAGCCCATAGGTCTGGGCGAGGTCGTCGTTCCGGAAGACGCTGCCGACGGCGGGTGCGTCACCACCTGGGAGGAAGAGGCTGCTGGTTGAGGTGAATGCCGAGAAGCGGACAGCGTTGTCGAGGGTCTGCTGGCGGAACGTTTCATCCACCACGAAGCCACGGTCCGCGACTTCGATCGCAGGCTCGAGGGCCTCGCCGAGGCTCAGCGTCCCCCACCGCTCAAGTGCGCGCTCCCAGGTTGCCGGGGTGCCGGGCACCCCCACGGAGACGCCGCTTGAGACGAGAGCCGCGAAACTGTAGGGGCTGCCGGCCGGCTTTTCAGGGGTGATGGTGGAGGGATCGATAAATGCGTCACGCGGCATTGCCGCCGGTGCGGTCTCGCGGCCGTCGATCGTGCTGACCTCGCCGGTCTTCGCGTCGTAGAAGACGAAGTAGCCGCCACCGCCGATCCCGGCACTGTACGGCTCGGTCACGCCCAGGGTTGCGGCTGCTGCGACGGCGGCGTCCGCGGCGTTGCCGCCCTCGCGGAGGACCTCGATCGCCGCGGCGGATGCCTCCGGATCCACGGTGCTCACCGCGCCGCCGTACCCGGTGGCAGTCGCGGTCTTATCAATCACCCGCGGATCGGCGAACGCGGGGCTGACGACAGCGCCGCTCGTTACACTCATTGCCAGGGCCGCCGTGACTGCAGCAAATTGACGTCTCACATATGGCATGGGTGCTCCCGAGTCAGGGTGATGCACGGTGGAGGTG from Arthrobacter pascens includes:
- a CDS encoding MarR family winged helix-turn-helix transcriptional regulator; the encoded protein is MTGTFADSIENRFDPSTPASADPLLASELVTEIEFLAARAVSIGTARANSMLAPLDLKVRSYSVLALACTAEAPSQRELADFLCLVPSQIVAIVDALEQRGLVERIGDRNDRRSKAIRATASGKKLYKNASRAVREAEASSLEALTVDECDQLRGLLRRIAFTPAG
- a CDS encoding amylo-alpha-1,6-glucosidase, whose amino-acid sequence is MAGWNADNAAGPAGHGAVTLVEGSSFCISLDNGDILPDRPHGVFHQDTRVLSRWGLTINGQPMEPLGAWTPFPFQGIFVGRTVRADGRADSPLTVERRREVGAGIVEEITIHNYSLEPAGCDVELSVDADFADLFEVKDGRFQRRWTQTRRTEDGALTIEAVWHGLQKGIVVSVTGGDAGLEGLRLRRDIPAQGTWTILATVAPLFAETDHTSRTFGTSPDALSPQALRQQAWDTRIPLTRVGNPSVERSLLRSHNDIGALRIVDPQHPDRVVVAAGAPWFMALFGRDSLLSSFMVLPVDASLALGTLQTLADRQGSVVDVLTEEQPGRILHEVRFGVGTGLALGGKSAYYGTADATPLFVTLLGEVSRWGAAADDIAALLPHADRALEWIRDYGDRDGDGYVEYQRLNNQGLINQGWKDSWDGINFADGRIAEAPIALCEVQGYVYSAYIARAWMAHAAGDWALAAELRDRAERLKKQFNEQFWLPDRGYYAIALDKDKRPVDACASNMGHCLWSGIVDEDKAPLVAERLMSPEMFSGWGVRTLATDMGAYNPVSYHNGSVWPHDNALIVAGLMRYGFVKEAQQLSSALVEAGEHTDNRLPELFCGFSRSDYPEPLPYPTACSPQAWASATPVMLIRSLLRYEVDVPLGGLWVDPVLPEAWGSLHTTNLPVGEAWIKLDVTGSRVTVDGLAPGMMFHRGTRPLLVDLLDPERHRPREVKGSRPN
- the dtd gene encoding D-aminoacyl-tRNA deacylase, which produces MRAILQRVTRAEVTVDGETVGAIDRPGLVVLAGVTHKDTIEDAAALAAKIWTLRILDGERSCADQNAPLLVVSQFTLYADTRRGRRPSWSDAAPADIGGALVDSLVAALRDLGAEVATGRFGAMMQVSLINDGPFTISLDTADFSSPRRG
- a CDS encoding gamma-glutamyltransferase family protein, which translates into the protein MPYVRRQFAAVTAALAMSVTSGAVVSPAFADPRVIDKTATATGYGGAVSTVDPEASAAAIEVLREGGNAADAAVAAAATLGVTEPYSAGIGGGGYFVFYDAKTGEVSTIDGRETAPAAMPRDAFIDPSTITPEKPAGSPYSFAALVSSGVSVGVPGTPATWERALERWGTLSLGEALEPAIEVADRGFVVDETFRQQTLDNAVRFSAFTSTSSLFLPGGDAPAVGSVFRNDDLAQTYGLLAKEGTQGFYGGPLAAEIAATVQAPPKDPTWTPPVSQPPFPPLPVPPGYMTTADLAAYRALDQAPTHVEYRGLDVYGMAPSSSGGTTVGEALNILEPFNLSEMRNPDGTNPEALHHYLEASALAFADRAKYVGDPAFVDVPTAALTDPVFGKERACQLNPTVAALKPVPAGNVASYDGACPAAAAALTDEKDTENISTTNLTVADKWGNVVEYTLTIEQTGGSGIVVPDRGFLLNNELTDFSTVYDPTDPNRLEPGKRPRSSMSPTIILKEGEPFLALGSPGGSTIITTVLQTILNRVDLGMSIPAALAAPRAAQRNTVNVTAEPEFITAYGDQLAPYGHKLVPAGDAFTSAAEIGAATAIEFGPGKRMVAAAEPARRGGGSAMVVRPSP
- a CDS encoding DUF6510 family protein; the protein is MTGNNGSASPGAEDPRLEDQDIAGTAANPIPHLDGNAAAGPLWELFRIDIIAAIGRCKHCGAIRAFGEASVYADGPGIVVRCTSCGGVLLRLVETPTWYWLDVSGLSYLQIDREG